The following are from one region of the Paenibacillus sabinae T27 genome:
- a CDS encoding shikimate dehydrogenase, which produces MTVTAAAWPTPSGNILLGVIGCPISHSKSPVMHTAGLKALGIPGAYVPLHVTPDKVGETIQAIRTLNFRGINVTLPHKLAVIEHLDKVDRAAEAIGAVNTIVNDNGVLTGYNTDGIGYVRSLKSEAVSDLSGRRILIIGAGGASRGIIDALLQENPSAVIIANRDKEKAKRLAEDWKSRGDLKGVGLDEIGRYIAGTDVLINTTSVGMHPNIEGLPIDPDIIPEGIVVSDLIYNPLHTRLLLESRSRRGCIIHGGVGMFIHQGAYALEYWTGRPAPVDAMREALLSSLGAG; this is translated from the coding sequence ATGACCGTTACTGCCGCCGCCTGGCCTACGCCAAGCGGAAATATTCTATTAGGGGTTATAGGATGCCCTATTTCCCACTCCAAATCGCCGGTTATGCATACCGCAGGTCTGAAAGCGCTCGGTATTCCAGGGGCTTATGTACCTTTGCATGTTACCCCGGATAAAGTGGGGGAGACGATCCAGGCCATCCGTACGTTGAATTTTCGGGGCATCAACGTGACGCTTCCGCATAAATTGGCGGTCATCGAACATCTGGACAAAGTGGACCGGGCGGCTGAAGCCATCGGCGCCGTCAACACCATCGTCAATGATAACGGCGTTTTAACCGGCTACAATACGGACGGGATCGGCTATGTCCGTTCGCTGAAATCGGAGGCGGTCTCCGATCTGTCGGGACGGAGAATACTGATTATCGGGGCGGGAGGAGCGTCAAGAGGAATTATCGACGCGCTGCTTCAGGAGAACCCGTCGGCTGTCATTATCGCGAACCGCGACAAGGAGAAGGCGAAGCGGCTTGCGGAAGACTGGAAGAGCCGTGGAGATCTCAAAGGCGTTGGGCTTGACGAGATCGGCCGCTACATCGCCGGTACGGACGTCCTGATCAACACGACTTCGGTAGGGATGCATCCGAATATCGAAGGCTTGCCGATCGATCCGGATATCATTCCGGAAGGAATTGTCGTCAGCGATCTGATCTATAATCCGCTTCATACCCGTCTGCTGCTGGAAAGCCGGAGCAGAAGAGGCTGCATTATTCATGGCGGCGTGGGCATGTTCATCCACCAAGGGGCTTACGCGCTGGAATACTGGACGGGAAGGCCCGCTCCGGTCGATGCGATGCGTGAGGCGCTGCTGAGCAGTCTCGGCGCCGGATGA
- the yhbY gene encoding ribosome assembly RNA-binding protein YhbY: MLTGKQKRYLRSLAHHLDPVFQVGKGGVNEHLVRHIEEAIEKRELMKVSVLNNCDEDPKDVGAELAEQSGSELVQVIGKTIILYKESRDNKTIELPR; encoded by the coding sequence ATGTTAACCGGCAAACAAAAGCGCTATCTTCGCTCGCTTGCGCACCATCTCGATCCTGTGTTTCAGGTCGGAAAGGGCGGCGTTAACGAGCATCTGGTCCGCCACATCGAGGAGGCGATTGAAAAGCGCGAGCTGATGAAGGTCAGCGTGTTAAATAACTGCGACGAGGACCCGAAGGATGTGGGCGCCGAGCTTGCGGAGCAGTCGGGCTCCGAGCTGGTACAGGTGATCGGCAAGACGATCATCCTGTACAAGGAATCCCGCGACAACAAGACCATTGAGCTGCCTCGCTGA
- a CDS encoding nicotinate-nucleotide adenylyltransferase — protein MKVGIMGGTFDPIHIGHLLAAETARDAFGLEQVWFMPSHIPPHKHAAGASGEERLELVREAIKDDESFRILDWEIVRGGVSYTIETVRQLQERYPSEDFYFIIGADMVRYLPKWREIDELVRRLFFIGVGRPGTPLDLNELPVHIAERVLLADMPMVDISSTMIRERAAHGKSIRYMVPEAVFDYVQRGNLYGVQPRSVD, from the coding sequence GTGAAGGTCGGCATTATGGGCGGCACCTTCGATCCCATTCATATCGGCCATTTGCTGGCTGCGGAGACGGCCAGAGATGCCTTCGGGCTGGAACAGGTATGGTTTATGCCATCGCATATCCCGCCGCATAAGCATGCTGCCGGCGCTTCCGGCGAAGAAAGGCTGGAGCTGGTGCGCGAGGCGATCAAGGACGATGAATCTTTTCGCATCCTCGATTGGGAAATTGTGCGCGGAGGCGTTTCTTATACGATTGAGACGGTGCGGCAGCTGCAGGAACGTTATCCGTCGGAGGATTTTTACTTTATTATCGGAGCGGATATGGTTCGGTATTTGCCCAAATGGAGGGAGATCGACGAACTGGTCCGCCGGCTCTTCTTCATCGGAGTGGGCAGGCCGGGGACACCCCTTGACCTGAATGAACTTCCCGTTCATATCGCCGAGCGGGTGCTGCTGGCGGATATGCCGATGGTTGATATCTCTTCTACCATGATCCGGGAGCGGGCCGCCCACGGGAAATCGATCCGGTATATGGTGCCGGAAGCGGTATTCGACTACGTGCAAAGGGGGAATTTGTATGGAGTTCAGCCGCGAAGCGTTGATTAA
- the yqeK gene encoding bis(5'-nucleosyl)-tetraphosphatase (symmetrical) YqeK encodes MEFSREALIKSVSAQMPAKRWKHTLGVMETAVKLARKYGGDPERAEKAAILHDVAKYWPVERQREIITQNHLSPELLTYDKQLWHAEVGAFVAQTEYGIEDREVLDAIRYHTSGREGMTLIDKIVCLADYIEPGRDFPGVDRIRKLSKSSLEEGLIAGFDSTISLLLEKRKIVFPLTVMARNDLVRVLEENE; translated from the coding sequence ATGGAGTTCAGCCGCGAAGCGTTGATTAAATCGGTATCGGCGCAGATGCCTGCTAAGCGCTGGAAGCATACGCTGGGCGTTATGGAGACGGCGGTTAAGCTGGCCCGAAAATACGGAGGAGATCCGGAGCGCGCCGAGAAAGCGGCCATTCTGCATGATGTGGCGAAATATTGGCCGGTCGAACGGCAGCGTGAAATCATTACGCAGAATCATCTTTCGCCGGAACTGCTCACCTATGACAAGCAGCTGTGGCATGCGGAGGTCGGGGCCTTTGTGGCGCAGACGGAGTATGGCATTGAGGATAGGGAAGTGCTTGACGCGATCCGCTACCACACCTCGGGGCGGGAAGGCATGACCCTGATTGACAAAATCGTCTGTCTGGCCGATTACATCGAGCCGGGCCGCGATTTTCCAGGCGTTGACCGCATCCGCAAGCTGTCCAAATCGAGTCTCGAAGAGGGATTAATCGCCGGATTCGATTCCACGATCAGCCTGCTGTTGGAGAAACGGAAAATTGTATTTCCGCTTACGGTAATGGCAAGAAACGATTTAGTAAGAGTATTGGAGGAAAATGAATGA
- the rsfS gene encoding ribosome silencing factor, with protein sequence MTKSSEELLRLTLNAVEDKKAMNVVALDLRGISLISDFFIICHGNSDTQVQAIATEVRKVAQEAGSIIRGIEGMDAARWVLMDLGDVVVHIFHRDEREYYNIERLWSDAKVVEHV encoded by the coding sequence ATGACCAAATCATCCGAAGAACTGCTGCGTCTTACGCTGAACGCGGTTGAAGATAAAAAAGCGATGAACGTTGTCGCCCTCGATTTGCGCGGCATTTCGCTGATCAGCGATTTTTTCATCATTTGCCACGGTAATTCCGACACTCAGGTGCAGGCAATCGCCACCGAGGTTCGCAAGGTAGCCCAGGAAGCCGGTTCCATCATCCGCGGGATTGAAGGCATGGACGCGGCGCGCTGGGTGCTGATGGATTTGGGCGATGTGGTCGTCCACATCTTCCACCGGGACGAGCGCGAGTATTATAATATCGAACGCCTGTGGTCCGACGCAAAGGTAGTTGAACACGTATGA
- a CDS encoding CvfB family protein, whose amino-acid sequence MSLIAGTVMTLEVAREVSPYGYFLNAGDQDVLLHYTELTDKIKPGDRIEVFLFYDTEDRLAATMKKPYLTLGELALLEVADVHPRLGCFLEMGLGRQLLLPIRELPELKELHPQVGDRVFVIMEHDKQGRLRAKLAGEPELAPLTFQAPASWKGQWLKARVYKPLQMGTFVIVDGGVLGFGAIGMIHSSERTRLLRLGEELEVRVAHIREDGRVNLSMAQRKEVGRDIDSEKILEFLKNRPGGGMPYSDATPPDIIKQRFGISKAAFKRALGKLMKEGLITQKESWTYLVQGEKADQASGKQNSGGGGSSAE is encoded by the coding sequence ATGAGCCTGATCGCCGGAACGGTCATGACGCTGGAAGTGGCGCGGGAAGTCTCGCCCTACGGTTATTTTTTAAACGCGGGCGATCAGGATGTGCTGCTTCATTATACGGAGCTTACTGACAAAATCAAGCCGGGAGACCGCATCGAAGTGTTCCTGTTCTACGACACGGAAGACCGCCTTGCGGCGACGATGAAGAAACCGTATCTTACCCTTGGCGAGCTGGCCCTGCTGGAAGTGGCCGACGTTCATCCCCGGCTGGGATGCTTCCTGGAGATGGGGCTTGGCCGCCAGCTGCTGCTGCCCATCCGCGAGCTGCCTGAGCTGAAGGAGCTGCATCCTCAGGTTGGAGACCGGGTATTCGTCATCATGGAGCATGACAAGCAAGGGCGGCTGCGGGCCAAGCTTGCGGGCGAACCGGAGCTTGCTCCGCTGACTTTCCAGGCGCCTGCAAGCTGGAAGGGCCAGTGGCTGAAGGCTCGGGTATACAAGCCGCTTCAAATGGGCACCTTCGTCATTGTGGATGGGGGCGTTCTCGGCTTCGGTGCGATCGGCATGATCCATTCCTCGGAACGGACGCGGCTGCTTCGTCTGGGCGAGGAGCTGGAAGTTCGGGTGGCTCACATCCGGGAGGACGGACGAGTCAATCTGTCCATGGCTCAGCGCAAGGAAGTCGGACGGGATATCGACTCCGAGAAGATTCTGGAGTTCCTGAAGAACCGTCCGGGCGGGGGGATGCCGTATTCGGATGCGACGCCGCCGGATATCATCAAGCAGCGGTTCGGAATCAGCAAGGCGGCGTTCAAGCGAGCGCTCGGCAAGCTGATGAAGGAAGGGCTCATCACCCAGAAGGAAAGCTGGACGTATCTGGTGCAGGGAGAGAAGGCGGATCAGGCTTCCGGAAAGCAGAATAGCGGCGGCGGCGGAAGCTCTGCCGAATAA
- a CDS encoding class I SAM-dependent DNA methyltransferase — protein MTSYGKFAYVYDELMADMPYPQWLAFAEAAWERLGKPKTVAELGCGTGSLTIPLAKAGYQMTGIDLSSDMLAVAQQKLEELPRGLAFLREGSVRWIRQDMREWELPEPVDSVISFCDSLNYVLDENGIASVFKRTYEGLKPGGSFLFDVHHPSTLIRYAEEQPFVMDEPSVSYIWTCDLDEPRMEIEHHLSIFVSEAPGSDRYRRFDEVHVQRAYDPEWMAEELRSAGFRQVQVYADFEWIPAGNEAQRLFYVAVK, from the coding sequence GTGACCTCCTATGGAAAATTTGCATATGTCTACGATGAACTGATGGCCGATATGCCGTATCCGCAGTGGCTGGCCTTTGCCGAGGCCGCCTGGGAACGGCTGGGCAAGCCGAAGACTGTGGCCGAGCTCGGCTGCGGCACCGGCAGCCTTACCATTCCACTGGCCAAGGCGGGATATCAGATGACGGGGATTGATCTGTCATCTGATATGCTCGCCGTGGCTCAGCAGAAGTTGGAGGAGCTTCCGCGAGGCCTCGCGTTTTTGCGGGAGGGAAGCGTCCGCTGGATCAGGCAGGACATGAGGGAATGGGAGCTGCCGGAACCGGTGGACTCCGTGATTTCCTTTTGCGACAGCCTGAATTATGTCCTGGACGAGAACGGGATTGCTTCGGTCTTCAAGCGCACGTACGAGGGGCTTAAACCGGGAGGCAGCTTTCTGTTCGATGTTCACCATCCTTCGACGCTGATCCGCTATGCGGAAGAGCAGCCCTTTGTTATGGATGAGCCTTCCGTTTCGTACATCTGGACTTGTGATCTGGATGAGCCGAGAATGGAGATCGAGCATCATTTATCCATCTTCGTGAGCGAAGCGCCGGGGAGCGACCGGTATCGCAGGTTTGATGAAGTCCATGTTCAGCGGGCGTATGATCCCGAGTGGATGGCGGAAGAGCTGCGAAGCGCCGGCTTCCGTCAGGTGCAGGTGTATGCCGACTTTGAATGGATTCCGGCCGGGAACGAAGCCCAGCGGCTGTTCTATGTGGCTGTGAAGTAA
- a CDS encoding ArsR/SmtB family transcription factor — translation MIYIKDLKSGLDIFKALSSEIRIQILEMLGSNQELNLNEIAKRLNLTNGAITMHIKKLEESGLIKITTSVGKHGIQKVCFLNKDRLMVDLRSKDADNLYEVEIQVGHYSNYAAVPTCGLATRERIIGDLDEPRYFADPQRIHAEIVWMAEGFLEYRIPNYLKSNQRFREIQFSLELGSEAPGCFVPYPSDIYFYLNGVELGYWTSPGDFGDTRGTFTPDWWPPHLNQYGMLKLLRINQEGCFIDGCRSSDVTLSDINLDYKSELTFRIAVTDKSVNKRGLTIYGKHFGNYSQHLLARVLYDVRETKELQHAAVEAVTEVRS, via the coding sequence ATGATCTACATTAAAGATTTAAAGAGCGGCCTGGATATCTTCAAGGCGCTGAGCTCCGAAATCCGGATTCAAATTCTGGAGATGCTGGGCTCCAACCAGGAACTGAACCTGAACGAAATCGCCAAACGGCTGAACCTGACCAACGGCGCGATTACCATGCATATTAAAAAACTGGAAGAAAGCGGTTTAATCAAAATCACTACCTCGGTGGGCAAGCACGGCATCCAGAAGGTGTGTTTTTTGAACAAGGACCGGCTGATGGTTGATCTCCGCAGCAAGGATGCTGACAATCTGTACGAAGTCGAGATTCAGGTGGGCCACTACAGCAACTATGCTGCCGTTCCAACCTGCGGGCTGGCGACCCGTGAACGGATTATCGGAGATCTGGACGAGCCCCGGTATTTCGCCGATCCGCAGCGGATTCATGCGGAGATTGTCTGGATGGCCGAAGGCTTTCTGGAATACCGGATTCCGAACTATTTGAAGTCCAACCAGCGCTTCCGCGAGATTCAGTTCTCCCTCGAGCTGGGATCGGAAGCTCCCGGATGCTTCGTTCCTTATCCTTCGGATATTTATTTTTACCTGAATGGCGTAGAACTCGGCTACTGGACAAGCCCCGGCGATTTCGGCGATACAAGGGGAACGTTCACCCCCGATTGGTGGCCTCCTCATTTGAATCAATACGGGATGCTGAAGCTGCTCCGGATCAACCAGGAAGGATGCTTTATCGACGGCTGCCGCAGCTCGGACGTTACGCTGAGCGATATCAACCTTGATTACAAAAGCGAGCTGACCTTCCGCATCGCCGTTACCGACAAATCGGTAAACAAACGCGGGCTGACGATCTACGGCAAGCATTTCGGCAACTACAGCCAGCATCTGCTCGCCCGCGTGCTGTACGATGTCCGCGAGACCAAAGAGCTTCAGCACGCTGCAGTCGAAGCTGTAACGGAGGTGCGCTCCTGA
- a CDS encoding sugar porter family MFS transporter produces the protein MSTLINNPAKEQESSIKFVMLVAMVAALGGFLFGFDTAVMSGANGFLRARFGLGDFMLGWTVSCLIIGCMAGAAVSGALGERFGRKKVLITAAILYTAGIFVSAISPSLLIFIVARMIEGVGIGITSTLCPLYNAEIAPAKYRGRLVAMNQMAVVSGILIGSFLAFGVSSLGNDAWDVSTGWRIMFGSGIVPGLLFLVLLFLVPESPRWLIKKGRAAEALPILLKIHGEELAKKEVLDIKQTFKQDEEAKAASGRRFTPALRIVLIVGIITAMLQQVTGINAVMYYAPEIFRQTGAGTSGSLTQTIMVGLVNLIFTALSLWLVDKLGRKLLLLVGSIFMTISLTIIGFAFHTGQTSGPIVLICILVYVAAFAISLGAVVWVILSEIFPSRIRGFATAVATMALWGADFAVSQSFPPLLASAGPAVTFWIFGATSLFTFLFTWGVIPETKGKSLEEIEAMWETKHSGKQESLHPSLQD, from the coding sequence ATGAGTACTCTAATTAACAATCCGGCAAAAGAACAGGAGAGCAGCATTAAATTTGTTATGCTTGTAGCGATGGTTGCAGCTCTTGGAGGTTTTTTGTTCGGATTCGATACGGCAGTCATGTCGGGAGCAAACGGATTCCTGCGCGCCCGGTTCGGACTGGGCGACTTCATGCTCGGCTGGACGGTATCCTGCCTGATTATCGGCTGTATGGCCGGAGCGGCGGTATCCGGTGCGCTGGGCGAACGGTTCGGCCGGAAAAAGGTGCTGATTACGGCGGCAATTTTGTACACTGCCGGAATTTTCGTGTCCGCCATTTCGCCGAGCCTGCTGATCTTTATCGTGGCCCGCATGATCGAGGGCGTTGGCATCGGTATCACTTCAACGCTCTGCCCGCTCTATAATGCGGAAATCGCGCCCGCGAAATACCGCGGACGGCTGGTCGCCATGAACCAGATGGCGGTGGTATCAGGTATCCTCATCGGTTCTTTCCTGGCTTTTGGCGTATCCAGCCTCGGAAACGACGCATGGGACGTGTCCACCGGCTGGCGCATCATGTTCGGAAGCGGCATCGTTCCGGGACTGCTGTTCCTGGTTCTGCTGTTCCTTGTTCCGGAAAGCCCGCGTTGGCTGATCAAGAAAGGAAGAGCCGCCGAAGCTCTGCCGATTCTGCTGAAGATTCACGGAGAAGAGCTGGCGAAGAAAGAAGTGCTCGACATCAAGCAGACCTTCAAGCAGGACGAGGAAGCAAAAGCCGCCTCCGGACGGAGATTCACACCGGCTCTGCGCATTGTTCTTATCGTTGGTATTATCACCGCTATGCTTCAGCAGGTTACAGGAATTAACGCGGTTATGTACTATGCGCCGGAAATTTTCCGCCAGACCGGAGCCGGAACGAGCGGTTCCCTTACCCAGACCATTATGGTCGGGCTGGTCAACCTGATCTTCACCGCGCTGTCTCTGTGGCTTGTCGATAAGCTTGGGCGCAAGCTGCTGCTGCTCGTCGGTTCGATCTTCATGACAATCAGTCTTACAATCATCGGCTTCGCCTTCCATACGGGACAGACAAGCGGTCCGATTGTTCTGATCTGCATTCTCGTTTACGTCGCTGCCTTTGCTATTTCGCTTGGAGCGGTTGTCTGGGTAATTCTGTCCGAAATCTTCCCGAGCCGAATTCGCGGCTTTGCCACGGCGGTCGCTACAATGGCTCTATGGGGAGCCGACTTCGCGGTGTCCCAGTCTTTCCCGCCGCTGCTCGCTTCCGCGGGACCAGCCGTAACGTTCTGGATTTTCGGTGCGACGTCCCTGTTCACCTTCCTCTTCACTTGGGGAGTCATTCCCGAGACGAAGGGCAAATCGCTCGAAGAAATCGAAGCGATGTGGGAGACCAAGCACAGCGGCAAACAAGAGAGCCTGCATCCTTCCCTACAGGATTAA